The Ciona intestinalis chromosome 11, KH, whole genome shotgun sequence genome has a segment encoding these proteins:
- the LOC100181033 gene encoding dynein regulatory complex subunit 7, whose protein sequence is MDIIIEDGQEESPDADVEELKEELEAIQVTAEPIIEPTIPNITKEDFSEYPESYKDNTNKEKLILAYVENYRRQYVHLFRDRKPLFLNPLNECGIEKFVCTTLRPTLLSYKALYHWQGCAEFVADYLTMKQLEPPQELPMCLFSPSTILKRQLGNCFDFSNILCSLLLGAGYDAYVVSGYATKEICLADESRQICPLLQPKKEVLKEAEKPEPRKYTVKPPRDLRSKFIIKMEARRKKEAEEEEKKKQQEEEERIAELEKPPPDALYGLRIHAWVLVRGGKREVPEDFFIEPFTGQSYPPSSPSFLGIESVWNSTNYWANMQNCASGCKDMSFDLMDTEKWEYMLAGSDQTQIEIPDAEEELYDLDDDEKENEDEKHLDMPATWVLPICVTKNQYEMRCPQGKKTTLYKKAKLEKYANYLLKDGLVTRLSVYDNNELTDLKRVQESFENREDKLTTRVHQGGLITEDFVEGRPRSLQQHVYKASNPGPEAERTMTFFHKARVDGLCKREETPTEMTEHFVNRDDFLFLRHVLFGKRQKKVAPATAEGPPRPILKITEKFHRNDALSASKDVEEQIFIIHEDKIQITYHREDPNITASTRDFYKPPNAEEKGGSLQWSNDMTNTFQVNPHGSPAKNLAIYENLLQLIQTEQKSIQAVRSSEEEVKEILMDRQKEELASELAISVYDTERNEKAKKHRKELERLAMEEKLRRQEMEMDYLAPFLAQIGNPDKISKTQAFKLKEDCLADLKQRLIDKANLIQLRFEKETSELHKRQQDYQQKQVAMTKEDEEQYFNYCSEAMFRIHILELRLNRHKQMAPHKYMQLEQKLRQDPRLSVYF, encoded by the exons ATGGATATTATTATTGAGGACGGCCAGGAAGAATCTCCAGATGCAGATGTTGAAGAATTGAAAGAAGAATTGGAAGCAATTCAAGTAACAGCAGAGCCCATTATTGAACCAACCAT ACCCAATATTACAAAGGAGGACTTTTCAGAATATCCCGAGTCCTACAAAGAcaatacaaataaagaaaagttAATTCTGGCTTATGTTGAGAACTACAGAAGACAATATGTTCATTTATTCAGGGACCGGAAACCTCTTTTCTTAAACCCATTGAATGAATGTGGGATTGAG AAATTTGTGTGCACTACTTTACGTCCGACCCTGCTCTCATACAAAGCTTTGTATCACTGGCAAGGATGCGCTGAGTTTGTGGCAGATTACCTGACCATGAAACAACTTGAACCCCCTCAGGAACTCCCAATGTGTCTGTTCTCTCCTTCCACAATACTTAAACGACAGTTAG gaaACTGTTTCGACTTTAGCAACATTTTATGTTCATTGTTGCTGGGTGCTGGTTACGATGCTTATGTTGTAAGTGGTTACGCAACTAAAGAAATTTGTCTCGCTGATGAATCAAGACAGATATGTCCATTGCTGCAACCAAAGAAAGAA GTTTTAAAAGAAGCTGAAAAACCTGAACCTCGCAAATACACCGTCAAACCCCCTCGTGATCTTCGTAGCAAATTCATCATAAAGATGGAGGCAAGGAGGAAAAAGGAGGCAGAGGAAGAAGAGAAAAAGAAGCAACAAGAAGAGGAAGAAAGAATTGCT GAACTTGAAAAGCCTCCACCTGATGCATTATACGGGTTACGAATCCATGCATGGGTTTTGGTGCGAGGGGGAAAAAGAGAAGTTCCCGAGGATTTCTTTATTGAACCCTTTACAG GTCAATCTTACCCACCATCCAGCCCAAGTTTCCTTGGTATAGAAAGTGTTTGGAACAGCACCAACTATTGGGCCAACATGCAGAACTGCGCAAGTGGTTGCAAG GACATGTCGTTTGACCTGATGGACACTGAGAAGTGGGAGTATATGCTGGCGGGGTCGGATCAAACCCAGATAGAAATCCCTGATGCTGAGGAGGAGTTATATGATCTTGATGATGATGAAAAGGAAAACGAAGACGAGAAACATCTTGATATGCCGGCCACATGGGTCCTCCCTATTTGTGTCACTAAGAATCAATATGAAATGAG GTGCCCGCAAGGAaagaaaacaactttatacaaaaaagCGAAACTGGAAAAATATGCCAACTATCTTCTTAAGGATGGTTTGGTAACAAGATTGTCTGTGTATGATAATAATGAAC TTACCGACCTAAAGAGAGTTCAGGAATCGTTCGAGAACAGAGAAGACAAACTCACTACCCGTGTTCATCAGGGCGGTTTAATAACCGAGGATTTTGTGGAAGGTCGACCTCGATCTTTACAACAACATGTTTACAAGGCAAGCAATCCTGGGCCAGAAGCAGAAAGAACAATGACGTTTTTTCACAAAGCAAG AGTGGATGGTTTATGCAAGCGCGAGGAGACGCCCACAGAAATGACGGAACATTTTGTCAACCGAGACGATTTCCTCTTTCTGCGCCATGTCTTGTTTGGGAAGCGTCAAAAGAAAGTTGCACCAGCCACTGCTGAAGGCCCACCAAGACCTATACTG AAAATAACCGAAAAGTTTCATCGTAATGATGCTCTTTCCGCCTCCAAGGATGTTGAGGAGCAAATCTTTATCATCCACGAGGATAAGATCCAGATCACTTACCATCGGGAGGATCCCAACATCACCGCATCCACGCGAGACTTTTACAAACCGCCCAACGCTGAGGAAAAAGGAGGAAGCCTGCAGTGGTCAAATGATATGACAAATACTTTCCag GTTAACCCTCATGGCTCTCCAGCGAAAAATCTGGCAATTTATGAAAATCTGCTCCAACTTATACAAACGGAACAAAAGAGTATTCAG GCAGTCCGTTCATCGGAAGAAGAGGTAAAAGAGATCCTCATGGATCGACAAAAGGAGGAACTCGCATCAGAGCTTGCAATATCTGTATACGACACTGAACGGAACGAAAAAGCAAAGAAACACCGCAAGGAATTA GAAAGGTTGGCCATGGAAGAGAAATTGAGACGACAAGAAATGGAGATGGATTATCTCGCTCCATTCCTCGCTCAAATTGGGAATCCagataaaataagtaaaaccCAAGCATTTAAACTTAAGGAGGATTGCCTGGCTGACTTGAAACAGAGGTTAATTGATAAAGCCAACCTGATCCAGCTACGATttgaaaag GAAACATCTGAACTTCACAAGAGACAGCAAGACTACCAACAGAAACAAGTAGCGATGACGAAGGAAGATGAGGAGCAATACTTCAACTACTGCTCCGAAGCAATGTTCAGAATCCATATTCTTGAATTGAGACTTAACAG ACATAAACAAATGGCACCACACAAGTACATGCAACTTGAACAGAAATTACGACAAGATCCAAGGCTCTCAGTTTACTTTTAA
- the LOC100178672 gene encoding adenosine receptor A2b-like yields MNPPTEKLSSRLLAQLGQPNPTEGTHFTTQYENTEVFTTTTTAYSWITTLLPFRVTTTPYATTFIPIRKTTPATRHMVTLIPFRTHPTPNMNTLAAIGNSTAINFTSMATFATNGSYENASLSLPVTPTSNAGLLCGFPSFCDSSALTGCSNITLMKCDRCSPVVAGVFIAFVVLLGLLAIFCNLLVVWHSVKQSKHENKINKMKGSLAVADMMIGFHILLIPTTELFWTISSTSDQIDSMQLSYQNSVAAFIGGIFYVSGFSSSLFHLFLLSAQRFMAITFPIRYKFQSNARINFYIALVWLLGFLAASFPVFFPSDFVYSYSHVLFLFHPGPRGPTSRLSNTVSAVFIVFYITPYVLMTLLTMISGISIRFRFKQSASISGNDKRNRKAEKHAFAVLAFMQLGFTLTLVPFVVVVLLFYSSIMKCDTMSSTYVTCVYLNMINSLVNFIVYSARETQFRATVKSILTRTNPVVKPPSSRPIGNQSKESRV; encoded by the exons ATGAATCCGCCAACTGAGAAACTATCATCAAGGCTTTTAGCACAATTAGGACAACCCAATCCAACAGAAGGAACGCACTTCACAACCCAGTATGAAAATACGGAAGTCttcacaacaacaactacagCTTATAGTTGGATTACTACTCTGCTGCCGTTTCGG GTCACGACGACGCCTTACGCAACCACGTTCATTCCTATTCGGAAAACAACCCCTGCAACACGTCATATGGTAACCTTAATACCATTTCGAACCCACCCAACACCCAATATGAACACACTAGCAGCAATCGGCAACTCAACAGCAATAAACTTCACTTCGATGGCAACTTTTGCAACGAATGGAAGTTATGAGAATGCTTCTCTATCTTTGCCGGTAACCCCGACGTCCAATGCAGGCTTATTATGTGGTTTCCCAAGTTTTTGTGACAGTTCAGCTTTAACTGGGTGTTCCAATATTACACTGATGAAATGCGACCGTTGCAGCCCCGTCGTTGCGGGCGTTTTCATTGCATTCGTGGTGCTCCTAGGCTTATTGGCGATATTCTGCAATTTACTGGTGGTCTGGCATTCAGTCAAGCAATCAAAGCACGAGAATAAGATAAACAAGATGAAAGGGTCTTTGGCAGTTGCAGATATGATGATTG GTTTTCACATCTTGCTGATACCAACCACCGAGTTGTTCTGGACGATTTCTTCCACTTCTGATCAAATCGACTCAATGCAGCTTTCGTATCAAAACTCAGTCGCGGCATTTATTGGGGGAATATTTTACGTGTCGGGCTTTAGTTCGTCTCTGTTCcacctttttcttttaagCGCACAACGGTTCATGGCGATCACGTTCCCAATCCGCTATAAGTTTCAAAGCAATGCAAGGATTAATTTCTACATTGCATTGGTTTGGTTGCTCGGGTTCCTAGCGGCAAGCTTTCCTG ttttttttccttCCGACTTCGTCTACTCATACAGCCACGTTTTGTTTCTGTTCCACCCTGGACCACGAGGTCCCACCAGCAGACTAAGCAACACTGTTTCTGCAGTgttcattgtgttttatatcaCTCCATACGTCTTAATG ACTCTACTAACAATGATATCCGGGATCAGCATTCGCTTTCGATTCAAACAGTCAGCTTCTATTAGTGGAAACGATAAACGGAATCGAAAGGCAGAAAAACACGCGTTCGCCGTGCTTGCGTTCATGCAACTGGGATTTACTTTAACTTTGG tTCCGTTCGTGGTTgtggttttgttattttactcGTCGATAATGAAATGTGATACGATGTCAAGTACGTATGTGACGTGTGTGTACCTTAATATGATCAACAG CTTGGTAAACTTCATCGTATACAGTGCACGAGAAACACAATTTCGAGCAActgtaaaaagtattttaacgAGAACGAATCCCGTTGTCAAACCACCTAGTTCACGTCCCATAGGGAACCAATCGAAGGAATCGAGGGTttga